In Ignavibacteriales bacterium, the following proteins share a genomic window:
- the lat gene encoding L-lysine 6-transaminase, which translates to MFTNKNEKSGTCHPVTISPSEVHSVLSSHMLADGFAIVFDLEKSHGTYVYDSRTNRTLLDYFTFFASGALGMNHPKLRESAFIEKLGKIAVNKTSNSDAYTVEMAEFVETFARTAQPSYLPYAFFIDGGTLGNENALKTAFDWKVQKNFKKGYSREIGLQVIHFRNAFHGRSGYTLSLTNTDPVKIRYFPKFSWPRIHNPILSFPLTAEHLEKAQKEEALAIRQIKQAIVDNPDDIAALIIEPIQAEGGDCFFRKEFFVELRTICSENDIMFIFDEVQTGVGMTGKMWAHEYYTEPDMMSFGKKMQVCGFVCSKRVDEVPENVFQVPSRINSTFGGNLVDMVRATRMLEIIQEENLVENARIVGTYLLEDLLKLEKDFPSLISNSRGLGLFCAIDIDTKERREKLKTKAYEKGLILIGCGERTIRFRPPLNISTREVDEGIAIIRSCLKEIVR; encoded by the coding sequence ATGTTCACGAACAAGAATGAAAAATCCGGGACATGCCATCCGGTAACGATCTCGCCGTCTGAAGTTCACTCCGTCCTCAGCAGCCATATGCTCGCAGATGGTTTTGCGATAGTATTTGATTTGGAAAAAAGCCATGGAACGTATGTCTATGACTCTCGAACAAATCGTACGCTGTTGGATTATTTTACTTTTTTCGCATCAGGCGCGCTGGGAATGAACCATCCAAAATTAAGAGAGTCAGCATTTATTGAAAAGTTAGGCAAGATTGCTGTAAACAAAACGTCGAACTCCGATGCCTACACAGTGGAGATGGCGGAGTTTGTCGAGACATTTGCTCGCACAGCACAACCGTCGTACCTGCCCTATGCGTTCTTCATCGATGGCGGTACGCTGGGTAATGAGAATGCACTCAAAACCGCTTTCGATTGGAAAGTTCAGAAAAATTTTAAAAAGGGATATTCAAGAGAAATCGGATTGCAGGTGATACACTTTCGCAATGCATTTCACGGAAGAAGCGGTTACACGCTCTCGTTGACCAACACCGACCCTGTCAAGATCAGGTACTTCCCTAAATTTTCTTGGCCGCGTATTCATAATCCAATCCTGTCATTTCCTCTCACGGCGGAACATCTGGAAAAGGCACAAAAGGAGGAAGCATTGGCGATCCGGCAAATTAAGCAGGCAATTGTTGATAATCCGGATGATATTGCGGCGCTCATCATAGAGCCGATCCAGGCCGAAGGCGGTGATTGTTTTTTCCGGAAAGAATTCTTCGTCGAACTGCGCACGATCTGCAGCGAGAACGATATTATGTTTATCTTCGACGAAGTTCAGACCGGTGTCGGCATGACCGGAAAAATGTGGGCGCATGAATATTATACCGAGCCCGATATGATGTCTTTCGGGAAGAAGATGCAGGTCTGCGGATTCGTCTGCAGCAAGCGGGTTGATGAAGTACCTGAGAACGTTTTTCAAGTTCCAAGCCGCATCAATTCAACCTTTGGCGGTAATCTTGTCGATATGGTGCGCGCAACGAGAATGCTGGAGATTATTCAGGAAGAAAATCTCGTGGAGAATGCAAGAATCGTTGGTACCTATTTGCTTGAGGACCTGTTAAAGCTGGAAAAGGATTTTCCATCACTGATCAGCAATTCCCGCGGGCTCGGGCTTTTTTGTGCAATTGATATCGATACAAAGGAACGCCGCGAGAAATTGAAAACGAAAGCATACGAAAAAGGATTGATTCTTATCGGCTGCGGCGAGCGTACCATCCGCTTCCGGCCGCCTTTGAACATTTCGACAAGAGAGGTAGACGAAGGCATTGCTATAATCCGCAGCTGCCTTAAAGAAATTGTGAGATAA
- a CDS encoding isocitrate/isopropylmalate dehydrogenase family protein produces MAKYQIAWLPGDGVGIDVLDAAKIVLDKINLNAEYIHGDIGWEFWCKEGDAFPERTVNLLKNVDAALFGAITSKPVKAAQAELVPELQSKGLIYRSPIVRMRQMFDLYNCLRPCKAYPGNSLNFKEGINLVVFRENTEDLYSGVEFNPVPQEVADVLTKISKPFAPFAKLPLDQYAVSCKINTKAGSERIVRAAFDFARKFKRRKVTVVHKANVVRATDGLFFEAAKEVAKQYPEIQMDDANIDAMTMWLLKNPFNYDVLVAPNLYGDIISDLCAQMVGGLGFGCSGNIGTKLAVFEPTHGSAPKYAGQYKVNPIATILAVKMMLDWLGETEKGSRLEDAVAVVIKEGKVRTYDMGGNASTLDMAHAIAELL; encoded by the coding sequence ATGGCTAAATATCAGATTGCGTGGCTGCCAGGCGACGGTGTCGGGATCGATGTGCTGGATGCAGCGAAGATCGTTCTCGATAAAATCAACCTGAATGCAGAATATATTCACGGCGATATCGGCTGGGAATTCTGGTGCAAGGAAGGAGATGCATTTCCGGAACGGACGGTGAACCTGCTGAAGAATGTTGACGCTGCACTCTTTGGGGCGATCACTTCCAAACCTGTCAAGGCAGCACAGGCAGAGCTTGTGCCGGAATTGCAGTCTAAGGGCTTAATCTATCGCTCGCCCATCGTTCGCATGCGGCAGATGTTTGATTTGTATAATTGTTTACGTCCTTGTAAGGCATATCCTGGCAATTCTCTGAATTTTAAGGAAGGTATTAACCTTGTTGTGTTCCGCGAGAATACTGAAGATCTCTATTCCGGTGTCGAATTTAATCCGGTGCCGCAGGAAGTTGCAGATGTGTTAACCAAAATTTCGAAACCCTTTGCTCCATTTGCAAAACTTCCATTGGATCAATATGCTGTGTCGTGCAAGATCAACACGAAAGCGGGAAGTGAACGGATCGTTCGCGCAGCATTCGATTTTGCCCGGAAGTTTAAACGGAGAAAGGTTACGGTCGTTCACAAAGCCAACGTCGTGCGTGCAACCGATGGATTATTCTTCGAGGCTGCCAAGGAAGTGGCAAAACAGTATCCAGAAATTCAGATGGATGATGCCAATATTGATGCAATGACCATGTGGCTGTTGAAGAATCCGTTCAATTACGATGTTCTTGTAGCTCCGAATCTGTACGGCGATATTATTTCTGATCTTTGTGCGCAGATGGTAGGCGGACTCGGATTTGGATGTTCCGGCAACATCGGAACGAAGCTTGCTGTTTTTGAGCCAACGCATGGTTCTGCCCCAAAATATGCCGGTCAGTACAAAGTGAATCCCATCGCAACTATACTTGCCGTGAAAATGATGCTCGATTGGCTCGGTGAGACTGAAAAAGGCAGCCGATTGGAAGATGCCGTTGCTGTCGTTATTAAAGAAGGCAAAGTGCGAACGTACGACATGGGTGGGAATGCTAGTACGCTCGATATGGCTCATGCAATTGCCGAACTATTATAA
- a CDS encoding isocitrate lyase/PEP mutase family protein, whose amino-acid sequence MKKTTVLRKAIMKRRAVVVPGAHDALSAKIIELCGFEAIQISGYGIAGSLIGKPDVGLVQMKDVLDITWNITQAVNIPVMADVDTGGGNAVNAAWITERLLQMGVAGMNIEDQVFPKRCGHMSGKEVIPAEEMAGKVRACARLRDRRDKDFVINARTDVFAVEGLDEAIRRCNLYLKAGADLAFIDGIKTKADIQRAVKEVKGPLSVNLMDAISGMKTELIPIPELAKMKVGRVSIPVASIMVAHKALMNFFTTLKNSPSGILPGQTQWVSSFEDYTDFVGLKEYRLMENEFLPNNRLDDKYQGMKKIVG is encoded by the coding sequence ATGAAAAAAACAACTGTTTTACGAAAAGCAATTATGAAACGACGTGCTGTTGTCGTTCCCGGAGCACATGACGCACTCAGCGCGAAAATCATCGAGTTGTGTGGATTTGAGGCAATTCAGATATCAGGGTATGGCATTGCAGGTTCTCTTATCGGCAAACCGGATGTCGGCCTCGTTCAGATGAAAGATGTACTCGATATAACTTGGAATATTACACAGGCAGTGAACATTCCTGTTATGGCAGATGTTGATACCGGTGGTGGCAATGCAGTCAACGCTGCATGGATTACCGAACGTCTGCTTCAGATGGGTGTTGCTGGGATGAATATTGAAGATCAAGTATTCCCGAAACGCTGCGGACATATGTCAGGCAAAGAAGTCATTCCAGCAGAAGAAATGGCGGGAAAAGTTCGTGCATGCGCTCGATTGAGAGACCGCAGAGATAAGGATTTTGTTATCAATGCGCGTACAGATGTGTTTGCTGTCGAAGGATTAGACGAAGCTATTCGTCGCTGTAATCTCTATCTCAAAGCCGGTGCCGATCTCGCATTCATCGACGGTATTAAAACGAAAGCCGATATTCAGCGGGCTGTGAAAGAAGTAAAAGGGCCTCTCTCTGTTAATTTAATGGATGCAATTTCTGGAATGAAAACCGAACTCATTCCAATTCCCGAGCTCGCCAAGATGAAAGTCGGGCGTGTATCAATTCCCGTCGCGTCTATTATGGTCGCACATAAAGCATTAATGAACTTCTTTACTACTTTGAAGAATTCACCGAGCGGCATTTTACCCGGACAAACACAATGGGTATCTTCGTTCGAAGATTATACAGACTTTGTCGGATTAAAAGAATACCGGTTGATGGAAAATGAGTTCCTTCCAAATAACCGCCTTGATGATAAGTATCAAGGTATGAAGAAAATTGTCGGATAA
- a CDS encoding 3-isopropylmalate dehydratase large subunit produces the protein MGMTIVEKILARASGLKSVKAGDVVEPKVDFAMSHENAALVINQFMEIYQGTGIAPKLWDSLKIGIIFDHRVPAESPKTATNQKKIREFVQANSIAKFHDIRGDVGGICHQVLPENGYVLPGNVVVGTDSHTTSHGAMGAFAFGIGATEMASVWALGTVLNVEVPATIKVNVTGTFKKFVGPKDLILDIIGILTAEGANFKVIEFHGPTIKKMSTSGRLVICNMAVEAGATSGIVPSDKETDRYLRKEAKVKGKIELVKPDKDAVYVRIIDIDVSRLEPQIACPHTVDNVKPIKEVIGTKVNQIVIGSCTNGRLDDLAVAAKILSGKKVAQGTRMLIFPASGRIFNQALAKGYMGTFMKAGAVVMNSGCGPCLGVHEGALGDGEVALSTTNRNFKGRMGNPKSEVYLCSPAVAAASAITGVITDPRTMKGGKK, from the coding sequence ATGGGAATGACTATTGTTGAAAAGATTCTCGCACGTGCATCCGGTCTGAAATCGGTCAAAGCTGGTGATGTTGTCGAGCCAAAAGTAGATTTTGCCATGTCGCATGAAAATGCTGCATTGGTTATAAATCAATTCATGGAAATCTATCAGGGGACAGGGATCGCGCCTAAGCTATGGGATTCGTTAAAAATCGGCATTATTTTCGATCATCGCGTTCCAGCCGAATCTCCCAAAACAGCAACCAACCAAAAAAAGATTCGGGAGTTTGTCCAGGCGAATTCCATTGCAAAGTTTCACGATATCCGTGGCGATGTCGGTGGTATCTGTCATCAGGTGCTGCCGGAAAATGGCTATGTGCTTCCTGGCAATGTGGTCGTTGGAACGGATAGCCACACGACTAGTCATGGTGCAATGGGGGCCTTTGCTTTCGGAATCGGAGCTACTGAAATGGCAAGTGTGTGGGCGCTCGGTACAGTGCTCAATGTCGAAGTCCCCGCAACGATCAAAGTCAACGTCACCGGTACATTTAAGAAATTTGTCGGTCCTAAAGATCTTATTTTAGATATCATCGGTATATTGACCGCTGAAGGAGCAAATTTCAAGGTGATCGAATTCCATGGTCCGACTATTAAGAAGATGTCTACGTCAGGGCGGCTTGTCATTTGCAATATGGCCGTTGAAGCGGGGGCGACAAGCGGCATCGTTCCATCAGATAAGGAAACTGATCGTTATCTCCGCAAAGAAGCAAAAGTTAAAGGAAAGATTGAATTGGTCAAGCCGGATAAAGATGCAGTGTATGTACGGATCATTGACATCGATGTTTCTCGATTGGAACCACAGATAGCATGTCCGCACACCGTGGACAATGTTAAACCGATCAAAGAAGTAATTGGAACGAAGGTGAATCAGATCGTTATCGGTTCGTGCACCAACGGTCGATTGGATGATTTAGCTGTTGCGGCAAAAATTCTGAGCGGTAAAAAGGTTGCTCAAGGAACACGCATGCTTATCTTCCCTGCTTCCGGGCGAATCTTCAATCAAGCGCTGGCGAAAGGATACATGGGCACGTTTATGAAGGCTGGGGCCGTCGTGATGAATTCCGGTTGCGGGCCATGCCTTGGTGTGCATGAAGGAGCGCTGGGAGATGGTGAAGTAGCTCTTTCAACAACGAATAGAAATTTCAAAGGACGAATGGGCAATCCAAAATCCGAGGTTTATCTCTGTTCACCGGCAGTAGCAGCTGCGTCGGCTATAACGGGTGTCATTACCGATCCGCGGACAATGAAAGGAGGAAAAAAATAA
- a CDS encoding 3-isopropylmalate dehydratase — protein sequence MAKVIYTLGNDISTDIIYPGRYMATVLPTETPQFAFADIKDLNDLLKSKQVPAGSIIVGGKNFGCGSSREQAVSALKGYELIIVAKNFARIFLQNSINLGLQTITCPTLEVVNGDSVEITPTAVTNTTSGKSFPVIPLPKARQAIIEAGGLIPYTRKRVLAKAEAS from the coding sequence ATGGCAAAGGTTATTTATACACTCGGCAACGATATTTCCACCGACATCATTTATCCCGGCCGCTATATGGCAACTGTTTTACCGACTGAAACGCCGCAATTTGCATTTGCCGACATCAAAGACTTGAACGACTTGTTAAAGTCGAAACAGGTTCCGGCGGGCAGCATTATCGTAGGTGGAAAAAATTTTGGCTGCGGTTCTTCACGCGAGCAAGCAGTCTCCGCGCTGAAAGGTTACGAACTGATCATTGTTGCAAAGAATTTTGCCCGCATCTTCCTGCAAAACAGTATTAATCTGGGATTGCAGACTATAACCTGTCCGACTCTGGAAGTGGTCAACGGCGATAGTGTTGAAATAACACCAACCGCAGTAACGAATACAACCTCCGGCAAATCATTCCCTGTTATTCCTCTGCCCAAAGCACGGCAGGCAATTATTGAAGCGGGTGGATTAATTCCTTACACCAGGAAACGAGTGCTGGCAAAAGCTGAGGCCAGTTAA
- a CDS encoding DUF4372 domain-containing protein: MNIGRTIFSQIMDHIPIHEFYRCVERYHDSYKVQQFSCWDHFLCMAFAQLTYRESLRDIVHCLGAQQSKMYHLGFHSRITKRTLSYANNKRDWHIYADLAAVLTKTAKEQYHDEPFAVDIANAVYALDSTTMDL, encoded by the coding sequence ATGAATATCGGGCGGACAATATTTTCTCAAATAATGGATCATATACCTATACACGAATTTTACCGTTGCGTCGAACGATACCATGATTCATATAAAGTTCAACAGTTTTCCTGTTGGGATCATTTTCTTTGTATGGCATTTGCACAACTAACATATCGTGAAAGTCTCCGAGACATCGTCCATTGTTTGGGCGCTCAACAATCCAAGATGTATCATCTTGGATTTCATAGCCGTATAACAAAAAGGACTTTGTCGTATGCAAACAATAAACGCGATTGGCACATCTATGCAGACCTTGCTGCCGTATTAACCAAAACGGCAAAAGAACAGTATCATGATGAACCCTTTGCTGTTGATATTGCCAATGCCGTGTATGCTCTTGATTCTACAACCATGGATTTATGA
- a CDS encoding glycoside hydrolase family 130 protein: MKKTIIGKELRNIPWENKPSNCGDAVWRYSKNPILDWNPIPKAARIYNSAVSPHEGAFVGIFRADQKNGRATLFSGKSKDAIVWEISPDPIQWVDENGKPDPTSYAYDPRLVRIDDNFYIVWCDDMHGASIGLGKTKDFRSFVRLSNPLMPFNRNGVLFPRKVNGKYLLLSRPSDSGHTHFGDIFLSESPDLIHWGNHKFVMGKGGQGWWQGVKVGAGPIPIETTEGWLLFYHGVSTTCNGFVYSFGAVILDIDNPSRVLYRTRDYLLTPEKPYETTGFVPNVVFPCANLYDSETGRIAIYYGAADTCTALAFAQVDELIDYIKKNSESF; the protein is encoded by the coding sequence ATGAAAAAAACAATCATTGGCAAAGAATTGCGGAATATTCCTTGGGAAAACAAACCATCAAACTGTGGTGATGCTGTCTGGAGATATAGCAAAAACCCGATTCTTGACTGGAATCCAATTCCAAAAGCTGCCCGAATCTATAACAGTGCGGTTTCGCCTCATGAGGGGGCTTTTGTTGGTATCTTTAGAGCTGATCAAAAAAATGGAAGAGCAACATTGTTTTCTGGTAAAAGTAAAGATGCCATCGTCTGGGAGATCAGCCCCGATCCAATCCAATGGGTAGACGAAAATGGGAAACCTGATCCAACAAGTTACGCATATGATCCTCGCCTAGTTCGCATTGATGATAATTTTTATATCGTTTGGTGTGATGATATGCATGGTGCATCCATAGGATTGGGGAAAACAAAAGATTTTCGTTCCTTTGTGCGCTTGTCAAATCCACTGATGCCATTTAATAGGAACGGAGTCTTGTTTCCTCGAAAAGTAAATGGAAAATACCTCCTCCTGAGCAGGCCAAGCGACAGCGGACATACACACTTCGGCGATATATTTTTAAGTGAAAGTCCTGATCTCATCCATTGGGGAAATCACAAATTTGTCATGGGAAAAGGAGGACAAGGATGGTGGCAGGGTGTTAAAGTTGGCGCTGGACCGATTCCGATTGAAACTACCGAGGGGTGGTTATTATTTTATCACGGTGTATCGACAACGTGCAATGGATTTGTCTATAGTTTTGGAGCCGTCATTCTCGATATTGACAATCCCAGTAGAGTATTATATCGAACGCGTGACTATCTTCTTACGCCTGAAAAGCCTTACGAGACAACGGGTTTTGTCCCTAATGTTGTTTTCCCTTGTGCAAATCTTTACGATTCAGAAACCGGAAGAATCGCGATCTATTACGGTGCAGCCGATACTTGTACTGCCCTTGCTTTTGCACAAGTCGACGAACTCATCGATTATATCAAGAAGAATTCTGAGTCGTTTTAA
- a CDS encoding glycosidase, translating into MKKNISKELVFKKKVQQLLKDQEKLLRNKNTPSKKTNGVFQRYINPVLTADHVPIPWRYDLNFKTNPFLMERLGVNATFNSGAMEFKGKIVLAVRVEGVDRKSFFAIAESPNGVDNFRFWDYPIQLQETNDPDINVYDMRLVKHEDGWIYGLFCTERKDTNVARTDTSSALAQCGIVRTKDLLHWERLPDLITKSPQQRNVVLHPEFMRGKYAFYTRPQDGFIEAGSGGGIGWGLSESMESAQIDSEIIIDDRQYHTIKEVKNGLGPAPIKTEKGWLQLAHGVRNTVAGLRYVLFMFLTDLKDPSKVIAKPGGYFLAPEGEERIGDVSNVTFSNGWVERSDGRVFIYYGSSDTRMHVAVSTVERLLDYVLHTPEDGLRTGSSVHQRIQLIKRNSEATKK; encoded by the coding sequence GTGAAGAAGAACATATCCAAAGAATTAGTCTTCAAGAAAAAGGTTCAGCAATTATTGAAGGACCAAGAAAAATTACTTCGGAACAAGAACACTCCTTCAAAGAAAACCAATGGTGTGTTTCAACGGTACATCAATCCTGTCTTGACTGCCGACCATGTGCCAATTCCCTGGCGCTACGATCTCAATTTCAAGACAAATCCATTCCTGATGGAACGGTTGGGAGTGAACGCAACATTCAACTCAGGAGCGATGGAATTCAAGGGAAAAATTGTTTTGGCTGTTCGTGTGGAAGGGGTTGATCGGAAATCTTTTTTCGCAATTGCAGAATCACCAAATGGAGTTGATAACTTTCGATTTTGGGATTACCCCATTCAACTGCAGGAAACGAATGATCCGGACATCAACGTCTATGATATGCGGCTCGTGAAGCACGAAGATGGATGGATCTACGGATTATTCTGCACCGAACGCAAAGATACAAATGTTGCTCGAACCGATACTTCTTCAGCACTTGCCCAATGCGGCATTGTGCGGACAAAGGATCTTCTCCACTGGGAGAGACTTCCCGACCTCATCACAAAATCACCGCAGCAGCGGAATGTTGTTCTCCATCCGGAATTTATGAGAGGAAAATATGCCTTCTACACCAGACCGCAAGATGGGTTTATCGAGGCCGGTTCTGGCGGCGGTATTGGCTGGGGTCTTTCAGAAAGCATGGAATCGGCACAAATCGATAGCGAGATTATCATCGACGACAGGCAGTATCATACAATTAAAGAAGTAAAAAATGGTTTAGGACCTGCACCGATCAAAACGGAAAAAGGCTGGCTGCAATTGGCGCATGGTGTTCGGAATACAGTCGCCGGTCTCCGCTATGTTTTATTTATGTTTCTTACTGATCTGAAAGATCCATCAAAAGTTATAGCAAAGCCGGGTGGTTATTTCTTAGCCCCCGAAGGCGAAGAACGAATCGGTGATGTATCCAATGTAACATTTAGCAATGGCTGGGTGGAACGATCTGATGGCAGGGTATTTATTTACTATGGTTCTTCGGATACACGTATGCACGTCGCTGTTTCCACAGTGGAACGACTGTTGGACTATGTCTTGCATACACCGGAGGATGGGTTGCGGACTGGATCAAGTGTGCATCAGCGTATTCAACTCATTAAAAGAAATAGTGAGGCAACGAAGAAATAA
- a CDS encoding substrate-binding domain-containing protein — MTNREIKVVIAVPTFGSAFQISMIANFRKLFKPEEMALRSSTEDAEKQMECLHQLLIQNKPTALIAMDIRPDFDTISTYRAANVPIVIFDEEAAGVSTIATDNFKGGRIAGEYLISKGRNKIAIVTGRTQVKGGYNAVLRLKGFQQALKAKGLSIPQGCVMEVMHYSREDGVEVMPKLLALGVDAVFCAAGDNCAQGLLNVAKDKGVRVPEDVAIVGFDDLLIARLSTPTLTTIRQPLMEMAEAAYTMVVIQRDEILRNPQNAIFNPELIIRKSA, encoded by the coding sequence ATGACAAACCGCGAGATAAAAGTTGTAATTGCAGTACCAACATTCGGATCGGCTTTTCAAATTTCTATGATCGCAAACTTCAGGAAGTTATTCAAACCGGAAGAGATGGCTTTGCGGTCTTCAACAGAAGATGCTGAAAAGCAAATGGAATGCCTGCACCAATTACTTATACAAAATAAACCCACTGCCTTGATTGCTATGGATATACGGCCGGATTTTGATACAATTTCAACCTATAGAGCTGCGAATGTACCTATCGTTATATTTGACGAAGAAGCGGCTGGTGTGTCCACGATCGCAACAGATAACTTCAAAGGCGGGCGAATAGCAGGAGAATATCTGATTTCAAAGGGCAGGAATAAAATCGCAATTGTGACCGGTAGAACTCAAGTGAAAGGCGGCTACAATGCAGTACTAAGACTCAAGGGGTTCCAACAGGCGCTCAAGGCGAAAGGACTTTCAATACCGCAAGGGTGCGTGATGGAGGTGATGCATTATTCTCGTGAGGATGGTGTTGAGGTAATGCCGAAGTTGTTGGCCCTAGGCGTGGATGCCGTTTTTTGTGCAGCGGGGGACAATTGCGCGCAAGGATTACTGAATGTAGCCAAAGATAAAGGAGTGCGGGTTCCCGAGGATGTCGCAATTGTTGGCTTTGACGATTTACTTATCGCGCGACTTTCGACCCCGACACTTACTACTATTCGGCAGCCTTTGATGGAAATGGCTGAAGCCGCGTACACTATGGTTGTAATCCAAAGAGACGAAATTCTCCGCAACCCTCAAAATGCTATATTTAACCCTGAGCTCATAATTCGCAAATCGGCATAA
- a CDS encoding glycoside hydrolase family 27 protein, with product MKRWLIVTFFIGVLCQLLVAQKFEGLALTPPMGWNSWNTFACNVDEALLRQVTDAIVSSGMKDAGYQYVVLDDCWEAMERDNAGNLLADPKKFPSGMKALGDYIHSKGLKFGIHNCAGTKTCAGYPGGRGHEFQDALLYASWGVDFLKYDWCSHGTANSEETYKTMRDAIRAAGRPIVYSICEWGDTKPWEWGKDVGHLWRITGDITDCFDCEINHGSWSSWGIVKTIEMRKGIRQYAGPDHWNDPDMMEIGRGMTLNEDRAHFSLWAMLAAPLIAGNDLRNMKKEILEILTNKDVIAVDQDSLGVQGLKYNDNESGVEIWIKPLKNGDWAICFFNKSEQKQKMNF from the coding sequence ATGAAAAGATGGCTCATTGTCACTTTTTTCATCGGTGTTCTTTGTCAATTACTTGTTGCTCAGAAGTTCGAAGGATTGGCGTTAACGCCGCCTATGGGTTGGAATAGCTGGAATACATTCGCTTGTAATGTCGATGAAGCATTACTGCGGCAAGTGACGGATGCCATTGTATCGAGTGGCATGAAAGATGCCGGATATCAATATGTTGTTCTTGACGATTGCTGGGAAGCAATGGAAAGAGACAACGCAGGGAACCTTCTCGCCGATCCTAAAAAATTTCCTTCAGGTATGAAGGCGTTGGGTGATTATATCCATTCGAAAGGATTAAAATTTGGTATTCATAACTGTGCCGGTACCAAAACATGTGCTGGTTATCCGGGAGGCAGGGGACATGAATTTCAAGATGCCCTTCTCTATGCATCGTGGGGTGTCGATTTCCTAAAATACGATTGGTGTTCCCACGGGACTGCCAATTCGGAAGAAACATATAAAACAATGCGCGATGCGATTCGTGCTGCTGGTCGACCGATAGTGTACAGCATATGCGAATGGGGCGATACAAAGCCATGGGAGTGGGGTAAAGATGTCGGTCACCTTTGGCGTATCACCGGCGATATTACTGATTGCTTTGACTGTGAGATAAACCATGGTTCGTGGTCCTCATGGGGAATCGTCAAGACAATTGAAATGCGAAAAGGTATTCGACAGTATGCTGGTCCTGACCACTGGAATGATCCTGACATGATGGAAATCGGACGCGGGATGACACTGAATGAAGACCGCGCGCATTTTTCACTATGGGCGATGCTCGCTGCTCCTCTTATTGCAGGAAATGATCTTCGGAATATGAAGAAAGAGATTCTTGAAATACTCACTAACAAAGATGTTATAGCAGTTGATCAGGATTCTCTCGGAGTGCAAGGATTAAAATACAATGATAATGAGAGCGGTGTTGAAATTTGGATAAAACCTTTGAAGAACGGCGATTGGGCAATCTGTTTCTTCAACAAGTCCGAACAAAAACAAAAGATGAATTTTTGA